Proteins encoded together in one Bacteroides zoogleoformans window:
- a CDS encoding site-specific integrase: MNKITYRLVYNRKKCLNRQGTALVQVEAYLKNKKKYFSTGVYLKPEQWDTARCVVKKHPNADALNRWIQQYATEIEKKELDMWRQGKRISLESLKDGLSGNSGPSSFLHFFKQEVENSTLKKSSKSNHLSTLALLGEFKKDLCFADLTFEFITSFECFLRSKGYHINTIAKHMKHLKRQVNIAINKDYMKMREYPFRKYKIKTVANKHTHLTPEELERLEYLPLMGKAAKYRKTLDAFLFCCYTGIRFSDFINLSSDNIVEIYRETWLVYRTVKTDTEVRLPLFLLFDGKALGILDKYKDAPDCFYQLKNNSNVNKELIMLARLANLGKRISFHTARHTNATLLIYKGVNITTVQKLLGHKSLKTTQVYAEVMDMTIVQDLKKNSVKPNGESGRFADDKQPYEK; the protein is encoded by the coding sequence ATGAATAAGATTACTTACCGTTTAGTGTACAACAGGAAGAAGTGCCTGAATAGGCAAGGGACGGCCTTGGTGCAAGTGGAAGCTTATCTGAAAAACAAGAAAAAGTACTTCTCTACCGGAGTTTATCTGAAACCAGAGCAGTGGGACACCGCCAGATGTGTAGTGAAAAAGCACCCGAATGCGGATGCACTGAATCGCTGGATACAGCAGTATGCAACAGAGATAGAAAAGAAAGAACTGGATATGTGGCGGCAAGGAAAGCGCATTTCTCTGGAGTCGTTGAAAGACGGCTTGAGCGGCAACAGCGGTCCCTCGTCTTTTCTGCATTTCTTCAAACAAGAAGTAGAAAATTCCACATTGAAGAAGAGCAGCAAGAGTAACCACCTCTCTACGCTTGCACTACTGGGGGAGTTTAAAAAGGATCTCTGCTTTGCCGACCTGACTTTCGAGTTTATCACCTCGTTCGAATGCTTCCTGCGCTCCAAAGGCTACCACATCAACACGATAGCCAAGCACATGAAACACCTGAAGCGGCAAGTCAATATAGCAATCAATAAGGATTATATGAAAATGAGGGAGTATCCTTTCAGAAAATATAAAATTAAAACCGTGGCCAACAAACACACCCACCTCACTCCGGAAGAGCTGGAGCGGCTGGAGTACCTGCCCCTTATGGGGAAAGCCGCCAAGTACAGGAAAACGCTGGATGCGTTTCTCTTTTGCTGCTATACGGGGATACGATTTTCCGATTTCATCAATCTGTCTTCGGATAACATAGTAGAAATATATCGGGAAACATGGCTGGTTTATAGAACTGTCAAAACCGATACGGAAGTCAGGCTTCCCCTTTTTCTTCTTTTCGACGGGAAAGCGCTCGGAATATTAGATAAATACAAGGATGCCCCGGATTGTTTCTACCAGCTGAAAAACAATTCCAACGTGAACAAGGAGTTGATTATGCTTGCACGCTTGGCTAATTTAGGAAAAAGAATATCTTTTCATACTGCCCGGCATACCAACGCCACCTTATTAATATATAAAGGTGTAAACATCACCACGGTGCAGAAGCTACTCGGTCACAAAAGCTTGAAGACTACACAGGTTTATGCGGAGGTGATGGATATGACCATCGTACAAGACTTAAAGAAGAACTCAGTGAAGCCAAACGGAGAATCGGGTAGATTTGCCGATGACAAACAGCCTTACGAGAAATAG